The DNA region ATGAGTTAGTATTGTTTAAAGAAATAGGagaatttttatttaacataaaatttttcatatatacaattaaaaatatttgtgcaAATACTTATGAAGACAACATTTTAGAATTTATATACAATGAGAACTAAGTCATCTATGAAgttaaatttgtaaattttagtCAACCACAAAATTAATGTAGATTATTTACAAAATCCTAATGTGAAGTTCCTAATATTTTGCAACATCTGAACAAGAAATGTCTTAGCAAATCTAAGTGTTCTATTcatatttcttaaaaaattttagaattcacTAGGCGTAACGTTGCACAAAATAAACTTGTAGTTAAAGTTGTTTGTTCTACTACGGTAATTATGTCAAGAAAAAATAGACTTTTTTcactttgaaatattttttaaaaaatttatttagtatcAATATGTTatgattttaaatatataaataatgacCTTCATAATACAATGACTTCTTaaatttagttgttattattatgatttttatattattttgaagtaaatattatatattaatgattaaataatgttaattttttgtaacattttaataaataaatttatcttttagtatatattttattattttttgtatttattatatagtttttaataatattttattattctaattaataaaaatattataagacatcgacttttgaaaaaagattaaaaatatttaaagggcgtcatcaaaaaaaaaatatttgaaggactattttaaaatttttaaaattttacggtgattgttttaaaattttttaaattttttgaaaatcgttttatattttatctttagaGATTGATTTGTCTAATTTACATATGCGAATAATACTTAACTGTTAGATGTGTGAGATAATGTTTTACATCAAACATTAATATTagtgaataaaaaaaactatattatttaataaaaataaatattatatactgttatgtattttaaaatttaaaaaactaaaattaaaaattttaggattaatttgaataattattctTTATTCTAAATGATTGATTATTCTAAATGATATTGTTCAGGTACCCAATAATTAAGGAGAAGTGTTTGGGGCCGAACACATGTTCAATACTCTGTTCCTACAACACTACACAATCTATTTCTCTTACGTGATCTTCTCAACTTGTTTCACttgaccttcttcttcttcttcttcttcttctcacgctAGCTTCCATGGCGAAGCAGAAACAGAGCAGCACTTATTTGTTTTACTCGGCAATTCTTCTATTCACCATCTTCTGTGTCTCCTCTGTTTTGGTTTCAGCTAGAGTTCATCCTATCTTGCAGAGCTTTAACCAGAAACCCATTTTCCGATCCAACTTCCACTCCATCTATGATACCTCCAACTATGGCACCTTTCAACTCAGTAATGGCTTGGCCAAAACGCCTCAAATGGGGTTCGTCATTTGCTTCTTCTCTCTGATAATATTGCCCTTAAATTCAACCAATTTATGGGCTCTTCAGCTTATCTGAAATTAAAGttcctctctttttctctttcttattgCTGCAACCACAAATTACGGATGACCCACATGCACAAAACACGTTCACTTTGATTCTAGTGGTTTTGATCAGGGGTTTCATGTGCAGAGGGCACCAAACTTGATTTTTTCATTGTCTTATTTTAATTGCTTTTGAAGCTAGTTGGAGGGGTTGCTTATGCGATGTGATTTGGTTGTTGTGCAGATGGAATAGCTGGAACTTCTTTGCATGCAATATCAATGAGACCGTCATTAAGGAAACCGGTATTGATTTCTTGTTTATACTACTGATAAAATCACAACTCATATCCTTATATTAttggaaaaatggaaaaaaacaaaaaaacaaaggtTCAGTTAAGTCTCGGAAAATTTGACAATTGCAAGTGCTATTGATTTTGATGGTTTGAAGGAGATTATTGCAATATTTCTTTACCTTCTTTCGTAAGCTAGGAAAAGTATTCATCAAAGACATAGTAATAGCATCCATAGTTAGTTTTGCTTCCAATTGGATAAAATTTCTTATTTAAGATGGTTTAGAAAGCTctgatatttataaattataactacCAATGGtgctgtctttttttttttttttttttttaactgcaACACTGCAAGTATTATGGTTATTGCAAATAATATCCGTTGTTTATGTCTAATTGTACTGTTATGTATTTCATCGTTCCAGCTGATGCACTGATATCGACGGGATTAGCAGATTTGGGTTATGTGTACGTCAACATAGGTACTGTTCTTGTATGTTCAAATGAACATTCTGTTGTGTACTAGTTTGATATTTACATTTTAAATGTGCAGATGATTGCTGGTCTTCTGTGACAAGAAATTTGAAGGTCAGTAGAATCTTATCCTGTTCCTTTCGATATTACTGGATCAAATTTAGGGTCACCAGCTTGCTCTTAGAATCAGATGAGCTTCCAGTGTGGTCTTTCATGATTCTTGACTTTCAATTGGATGAGGAGAAGTTGTTTCCAATTGGCCTTTGTTAAGTAAATAGATAAAGCTAGATAGTCCTGTGATATATTGCAAGAAATGGTTATGGTGTTATGTTAAAACTTAAAGTGATACTTTCTTTGTAATTTGTCCTGGTTTATTTGGTGTCTTATAACTTTATATTAAACAGTTTATATATGCACTAGCTATATTTCATAAGAACTAAATGGTTTCTTTAGCAAAGCTTTTAAGCCAGAAAGAtattgtctttgtctcggtaaaTATATGTTGCTCCTTACTGTTTTCATTGTGGTAATGCAGGGTCAACTGGTACCTGACGAAAAAACATTCCCATCAGGAATCAAAGCTCTTGCAGATTATGTACATGAAAAGGGACTGAAGCTTGGTATATATTCCGATGCTGGGTAAGATGCTTTGCGAAGTCAGGCCAGATCTTTGAAATCTTTATAAATAATGCATTCCTGCTTTTAATGttttcttttcaatatttttatactGCCAACTGTTGATAGGGCGTTTACTTGTCAAGTCCGACCAGGATCGATTTTCCATGAAAAGGATGATGCAGCTTTGTTTGCCTCTTGGGTTAGATTCTAATATTTTATCTTATACTTTTGAAATAGTATCAGATATTCTTCATGTAATAGGGAATTGTAGATGCCTGAGGAACGAAAGTACTGCGTATGGTTATTATATATATCTGTGTATTGATCATGGTTAGGTTCAAATTGCCCCTGATATAAATTGTATCTTGACAACATCCCATTATCTTTCTTGGTAAACAGAACCCATCATGGATAATCACAAATGCCAAATTTGGAAGAGACAAGAGTTTCAGCCATTTAACGAAATACTTTAATTTTCTaaagaaaataaatggaaaactATGTGTTCCTACTTCCTATATCATGTAGTTCTCAATAGTTGTTGCTGTTAAACTTTGTGTTTTGAATCGCTATTCAGTCGTCATGGAACTTATCAATGACCTATATCTTCATAGATACTATGTTAGTATAGCTCTTAAGGTGTTTTTGGGAATTGTTCCTTCTATACTAAATATTTCATTTACATTATTCATAGATTTGAATTCTTAtgtctgattttttttatatatttctttgGGGTATTAATTGGAACTTTCCTCCAACTCAATCCTTTGACCAGGGTATAGATTACCTGAAATATGACAATTGTTACAATCTGGGCATCCCACCCAAAAAAAGGTTTCTTCTCATCTTTGACATAGTTAATTGCAAAAGCATCAAAATCAAATACATATAAATTGACTCAACATGGTTCTTTGTATTCCAGATATCCACCAATGCGTGATGCTCTCAATGCTACTGGACGTACAATTTTCTATTCACTTTGTGAATGGTAATAAGGTgtctttgttgattttttttttatgaga from Arachis hypogaea cultivar Tifrunner chromosome 10, arahy.Tifrunner.gnm2.J5K5, whole genome shotgun sequence includes:
- the LOC112715805 gene encoding alpha-galactosidase 3, with the translated sequence MAKQKQSSTYLFYSAILLFTIFCVSSVLVSARVHPILQSFNQKPIFRSNFHSIYDTSNYGTFQLSNGLAKTPQMGWNSWNFFACNINETVIKETADALISTGLADLGYVYVNIDDCWSSVTRNLKGQLVPDEKTFPSGIKALADYVHEKGLKLGIYSDAGAFTCQVRPGSIFHEKDDAALFASWGIDYLKYDNCYNLGIPPKKRYPPMRDALNATGRTIFYSLCEWGVDDPALWAGTVGNSWRTTEDINDTWASMSNIADLNDKWAAYAGPGGWNDPDMLEVGNGGMTYQEYRAHFSIWALMKAPLLIGCDVRNMTIETIEILTNKEVIDINQDPLGVQGRKVYVSGKDGCNQVWAGPLSGDRLAVALWNRCSNATTITASWNTIGLESGIRVSVRDLWQHKTLTSDAVSSFSAHVDAHDCHFYIFTPSPSVSHSVE